The proteins below are encoded in one region of Alosa sapidissima isolate fAloSap1 chromosome 24, fAloSap1.pri, whole genome shotgun sequence:
- the LOC121699585 gene encoding C1q-related factor-like, producing the protein MLVLVLVVLIPVLVSSVGDDAGRYEMLGTCRMVCDPYLEKGGGGGGTTTGTVSTSVQGEAEALSDHSMGSPLPTYAHHGLPGKPGRPGKTGPPGPPGEPGPPGPRGPPGDRGDSGVDQTGILTLGGRTGGLGMATYSTVPRVAFYAGLRNPQEGYDILKFDDIVTNLGGNYDGASGKFVCKIPGTYFFTYNVLMRGGDGTSMWADLLKNGQVRASSIAQDQDQSYDYASNSVVLHLDAGDEVFIKLDGGKAHGGNSNKYSTFTGFILFAD; encoded by the exons ATGCTGGTCCTCGTCCTGGTGGTCCTCATCCCCGTGCTGGTGAGCAGCGTGGGCGACGACGCCGGCCGCTACGAGATGCTCGGCACCTGCCGCATGGTGTGCGACCCGTACCTGGAGAAGGGCGGAGGTGGCGGGGGCACCACCACGGGCACCGTGAGCACCAGCGTCCAGGGAGAGGCAGAGGCGTTGAGTGACCACAGTATGGGCTCGCCGCTGCCCACCTATGCCCATCACGGGCTGCCAGGCAAGCCTGGGCGCCCGGGGAAGACCGGACCCCCGGGACCACCCGGAGAGCCCGGTCCACCGGGACCGAGGGGTCCGCCAGGAGACCGCGGTGACTCGGGGGTCGACCAGACCGGGATTTTAACGCTGGGCGGGCGGACTGGAGGCCTCGGCATGGCGACGTACTCCACGGTGCCGCGCGTGGCGTTCTACGCGGGTCTGCGGAACCCGCAGGAGGGCTACGACATCCTGAAGTTCGACGATATCGTGACCAACCTGGGAGGGAACTATGACGGAGCGTCGGGGAAGTTTGTGTGTAAGATCCCCGGCACCTATTTCTTCACCTACAACGTCCTAATGAGGGGGGGAGACGGAACCAGCATGTGGGCTGACCTGCTTAAGAACGGACAG GTGCGTGCCAGCTCAATCGCCCAGGACCAGGACCAGAGCTACGACTACGCCTCCAACAGCGTGGTCCTCCACCTGGACGCGGGCGACGAGGTCTTCATCAAGCTAGATGGTGGCAAGGCTCACGGTGGCAACAGCAACAAGTACAGCACCTTCACAGGCTTCATCCTCTTCGCCGACTAG